The sequence below is a genomic window from Brevibacillus laterosporus.
AGAGCAGATGATTCCACACATTACAGCTAAGCAAATCGTAATTGTTACGAACGGTCTTAATATTGCCCTAACCGCTCGTCAATATGATTGCAAGACCATTTTAATCGGTGGTGAGTTAAAAGCAGGGACGATGGCCGTGATTGGTAGAGGTGCTGCAACTGGGATGGGACAATATCGCTTTGATAAATGTTTCCTTGGTATGAATGCCTTTGATCTTACACATGGCTTTACCACTCCCGATCCAGAGGAGGCCTATATCAAGCAGTTGGCCCTTTCTTATTCAGATGAGAAGTATGTGCTGTGCGATGCTCAAAAGTATGGAGACGTAACTTTTGCCAGAGTAGCCGACATAAGCGAAGCAATGGTTATTACTGATGACCGCATAAATCTGGCAGAAGCAGAGAAATTAAGAAAACTAACAAGATGCAAAGTGGTGAAAATATGATTTATACGGTAAGTCTTAATCCTTCGATAGACTATCATATCTGGTTGCCGAGCTTGCAAGTAGGAAGAATTACTGGAGCAACAAAAGAGATGAAAATGGCTGGAGGCAAAGGAATTAATGTCTCCAAAGTATTAAAAAACTTAGGCAAAGAGTCGGTTGCCCTCGGA
It includes:
- a CDS encoding DeoR/GlpR transcriptional regulator, encoding MLTPERHQLILALLKEKEVVTVHELVDTTNASESTIRRDLSELEEKRYLKRVHGGASILHRKLEEPTVLEKVKKSEQEKVAIAAYAASLIKDKDSVYLDAGTTTEQMIPHITAKQIVIVTNGLNIALTARQYDCKTILIGGELKAGTMAVIGRGAATGMGQYRFDKCFLGMNAFDLTHGFTTPDPEEAYIKQLALSYSDEKYVLCDAQKYGDVTFARVADISEAMVITDDRINLAEAEKLRKLTRCKVVKI